AAGACAGGGGAAATCGAAAGGTAGACATACTGTATTCATTGACGCCACAGCGTGAATATATTGCCCTAGATATTCACTGAGCGTGCGTCTTTACTTACCGAGAAGTAGGGTACCGAGAAGTAGGGTACACCCCCGAGAAGTAGGGTAGCCTCAATTTAGTGGAGCTTAAAATAGAGCACAGGCGCAGAACAGGGGATTTGGTGTATTGCCAGAGATCCAATATCGACCGACTGGGCAAATCATCACATTCAAGGAACTCATTTTCATACCCGTTGCAAGTGACACGACCCTTGCCAACACTAACTCGGACACAAGCTCTTCCATCTTGTCACCGACCCAACTTCAGCATTACAATGGCAGATACTGGCAGTTCGAAAATGAAACTGTACTATTTCCCTCAGTACCGCTCCGTACGAAATATCTGGCTGATCAAAGGTGAGTTGGCCGTTCCTCCCTGTATGTGTAACATTCATGACAGTTGATAGTCGAACTATTGAGCTGCGATGTTAGAAATGTCGCCACACTGTGAGAACTACAGTCATCACTTGTATTTTTGTAGCCCGAAATTAATATAGCACGTAGTTGGTAATTTGAGACTTTGTGCTCGCTGAGGGTACATGAAGTGGCGTTTATGACTCCTTCCGAGTTGTCAGGAACGTAGTTGTCATGCTTTGGAAATTCACAGTTCGTTAAGCCGGTTTATATGTTGTTGAGGTAGATACTGTTGATAAGCCCATACGTGTGCAATACAATTGGAAACGAAAGTTGTGTAGAACTAGAGCGTTAAGCACAGTCTGTGCCCATACGCCAGTGGGTAAATATAAAGGAGTCTTAATTGTCTCATCCCTAAATAATTCTCCCTTTAAGGCTCTCCGCAACAAATTATGAAATTACTTGTCAACAGTTTTTCCTATCACGCTGGTAAAAATAAATTGGATATAATTGATGTAATGGTAAATTATTCTTAGTGTAAACTCTTTCACTGACCCACTCTTTAGGGGTCGTAAAGCCATGTTATTCGAAAAATACTGCCTACATCTTCAACAACCACTCGTTCATTCTGGAtcagggatcaggtggtcaggcccgctgacttaaatgacagatgtcatcatatcccaattgcgtagaactgtgctcatgtttttgatcactcgattgtctgatccaggctggCTGAACTGTGTTCATTACATCagtcattggtttgtctgttgcatagacatgcatacagattaTGTAAGAGTCTCTGACATATGTACCCGTGATGGTCcgagttagaatattggccttcagttacccttgcttgtcataagaggcgactagtgggatcagatggtcagactcgctgacatggttgacacatgtcattggttcccaactgcacagaccGATGCTCGTGCTATTGATCACCAGTTAACCATACAtttggaatagtgctgagtgcggcgtaaaactaaactcacccactaaaCTTTGACATATAGCTAGGATATTCTTAAGTGTGGCCAGCAATGCCCAGCACTACTGTGAACCAAAGGACAGCTTGTGCTACACCTATTTCCGGTTAGAGTGGCATTAGAAGGTTGTATATACAATGTGAAAATTCGGTTCGACGTTTGCCTGTAGAAATCACCTGTTTGTTGTGCATTTTTAGCTTAAAAAATACTTTCTGGAGTTTTTATGTGTAATGAACTCAACACGATGTTCGTTGACCAGAGATGGGCGTGGAGGACGATTTTGAGTTTATCCACTACAAGCCCAACGACGAAGATAATCCCGCAGCCGTCGCCGCCTACCGCAAGGACGTCCACCCCCAAGGTACTATCCCCGCCCTCGTCGTCCCCGGGGAGGGGTCTGTACTAGAGTCAGGGGCCATCAACATGTACCTGGCAGACAGATACAAGAAGCTCCTGCCGGACCCCAAGTACCTCAAGGACTATTACGAGTACGTTGAACGTGTTTTTGTTACGTTAACATGCGACGTTAACAAGGTCAGATGCACTATCAGAATGATCAGACCCTTGCGCAGTTTATTTCTCATCATGTTCGTCATCACCTATTATATTATATGCCAGCTTATTGTTTTCCAGCTATGTAGATCACGGTCATCACAGTAAAATGGCTTATTGCACTAAAAATGGTTACTGCACTATCACAGCTTAATGCTTGTTTCTCTTATTGCACTATCTGCATGACTTATTGCACTATCTGCCTGGCTTATTGGACAATCTACATGGCTTATTGCACTATCTGCATGTCTTGTACTATCAGGAATAAATGTGCTGTGTATTGCGTTGTTTTACAACTTCACCATGTACGGCAACACCTCTCTAGATGTATAATTGCCTCGAGTTTTGTTCCGGCTTCATCATATACATATCTTGTTGCCCTATATTGTGTTACAACTTCAACGTCAATGACAACATAGTCGCTATATTGCAGAATGTTGTGTTACAGCTTCATTATGTACGGCAACGCCACTCTGGATATGATCATCGAGTTCTTCTACGAGCTGTGGTATGTGAAGGTGCCTCACAGCGATGAGATGGTGAAGAAGATGACAGAGAAGTTTGATACGTGTATGGATTACCTGGCCACGAAGCTGGAGAACAGGGAGTTCCTCTGCGGGGACAAGTATGACAAACGTTACATTATATTATAACCTTGATATGTTATCACTAATTAACATATATGAGCCCGATGAGACGACAATTCGGTAACTTAATGTGAAATGCTTTGATAGCATTAGTCACTGAATATAACAAACTAACACATATAACTTGAAAATGAGTCCAAAGGAGATACCAGACATTCAGAACCTGAACTTGAGGAactctagacttgcttcatttaaggctttagtgTTACAGACAGGGCTTGGGGATAATAATGTGGTTCCATAATAATGTGGAACTGTGTGACATACTGCACAGCTGAAGGCCGgacgggacaacttaggaatggccagcgagtcctaacttgacacacagaagggatcaagttacaaagacatattttatatcattggaaagatttcgaggagatgaacacgaaaagttcatgtgccagtgtgttctcgtgttaataagctcacaaattggctctgaaaatgcatttctgtagAAATTTCTAGCAGAattttttcctgcagaaatttctggcagaaaatctttttctgcagaaatttctggaagaattttttatttcaccaccagaattatcttaattgaaTAAAATTACAGGTCTCAGGTATCTTTGGATACCTTATTATGGACTTTCTTCAGATGATGTGTTCTTGATAGTACATAGTGATGGTCATAGTCCTAAAACTATCCAGACAAATACCATTCTGTGTAAATACCTGCAATGGCTAAATATTTGGAAGAGTGTGTATTAGACCGTCCTTTCACTTGTATCAGATAATTCATGACATATGAATATATGATCTCAATTGTTGGGCTGTGGTATTTTTGCATCAGAATACGAATATCTGATTCATCAGCaggaaactgaaaatacacagtatgttttgcatgtatttgtaaactTATGGTAATAAAAATaaggatgttgatgatgatgttaataCCTCCAAGACCGGTATGACGAATTTGAAcacaattcatatcattatgCCATTAGATGTTTTGGTTCAGTTCTGTGTTagacttatttcatacactgtttcaATCGTACGTCTTGGCAAAGAGACCAGACGAGGCAGACTTTGTCAATCAGCACTCGTTCGTTTACTACTGTTTTTAGTATTTAATGTCTCCTGATTATTTGCTTCATGGCTACGCTGTTGTTTTTAGTTCCCACCTGGCTTGATCCAATTGTCTACTCCTTGTTATTCAAGTACAAGATGTTTGTCACTGCATTCAATAATTCGAATCACTTGGTTGTTGTCACTCTTAGCTTGAACATGGCGTAAGAACCTACACAGAAACGTTGCTATATGCAGTTAACACGAAGTTGTTATTAATAAAACCTGATACCCGTATGCAGCTCTTGCATTCTTAACGTaagttaaaaaataataatgaaagtCTTGCGTCGTGCTTGAGTTGTGAACCGAGGATTAAGTTGTTATTACATCGGTGATGTTTAGAAAGAACTGCGGAGTAACACGTTACTGTCAGCCGTCTCATTCGGGGACGGACAAAATCCAATGGGAAAAAAGTCTTCCAAGAACATGGTACAATATCccgtttatatttgttattactACCCTTTTTCACCAAGACCCCAGTTAGTTAATTATAATCTCATCATGAGGGAAGCTAGTGAGATAAGTTGATTGGCATGTTTTCGTAACAaaggccagtggttgaaatgttaaattgtataaatgtgtctgtgatgatgacagtttATATCAGTGTTCTAGTGTACCATCGTCACattatcagttacatgtttttcaaacaggaaTAAAAAGAATTATGTTAGTCACTCGTGGATTCGTACAAAATACAGtgttaaactgtttgaaaatattccaatcattatGATTCATCCATCCACATATAAGCATatacaatagaagaagttgttatccataaataatgtatattgaaatgttgggttttgtacaaacagaacttgaaactgacaatctgagtttacACCCAGTTACGTCCGGTCCAGTGAACCGTGAAAAATGGAGgcattttgtttgcaacccacagacgtaataacatgttatgtgtacaggaatcgcacctgcctgtctgtgtaagtgcataatgtgacagagacagaccccAAGTGCACGAGCCACAAatcattgagttttgtctgtgacagagactgcttgtcataatcaacatatttttctatgtttccatgcacatgatttaaaacatttcagttttcaggctGAACAGTGAAATTATCATGTCTAATACTACACATCTTTTGAaaacatgggttgcaaatatgcaggtattgtaccagtgtattgtt
The nucleotide sequence above comes from Haliotis asinina isolate JCU_RB_2024 chromosome 5, JCU_Hal_asi_v2, whole genome shotgun sequence. Encoded proteins:
- the LOC137285060 gene encoding glutathione S-transferase 1-1-like, with protein sequence MADTGSSKMKLYYFPQYRSVRNIWLIKEMGVEDDFEFIHYKPNDEDNPAAVAAYRKDVHPQGTIPALVVPGEGSVLESGAINMYLADRYKKLLPDPKYLKDYYDFIMYGNATLDMIIEFFYELWYVKVPHSDEMVKKMTEKFDTCMDYLATKLENREFLCGDKFTAADTVLGFDLYTAAVFNDGKLLEKHPKIREGYYARLQKRPAFQEAIAMT